The Devosia sp. MC521 genome has a segment encoding these proteins:
- a CDS encoding succinate dehydrogenase assembly factor 2: MTAGEEIAIRRKRLRYRAWHRGTKEMDLVLGPFADAHLENYDEAQLDKLEALMNEEDPPLLKWVLRQEEPPAHVDRSFLDLLIADHEARVAR; encoded by the coding sequence ATGACGGCCGGTGAAGAGATCGCTATTCGACGTAAACGGCTCCGCTATCGCGCGTGGCATCGTGGGACCAAGGAAATGGACTTGGTGCTCGGTCCATTCGCGGATGCGCATCTGGAAAACTACGATGAGGCGCAGCTCGACAAGCTCGAAGCGCTGATGAACGAAGAAGACCCGCCATTGCTGAAATGGGTGCTCCGGCAGGAGGAGCCGCCAGCGCATGTGGATCGTTCTTTCCTCGACCTTCTTATTGCCGACCACGAGGCCCGCGTCGCCCGATGA
- the recG gene encoding ATP-dependent DNA helicase RecG, whose amino-acid sequence MSRPDELQPLFRSLHSIKGVGDKLAALLTKFFGAPDGQEAIVLDILMHMPSGVVDRRRQVGIADAYLNQIVTLKLHIDRHQPPPRGKLHVPHRVFTHDETGELSLVFFRAQGGWVEKALPVGEERYVSGKVDFFNGQKQITHPDYIVEAEKFAELPLVEPVYPLTSGLSSKALAKLVRQSVDIIPELPEWIDAETMRQRKWPNFAQAMREVHLPENPDQGQLWSPARQRLAYDEYLAGQITLQLVRSTMVAQKGKSRTFNGSITSRVAAALPFSLTDGQNQALEEIRADLASPDRMSRLLQGDVGSGKTVVALMSMAAMAESGAQSALMAPTELLASQHFKTIQPLAEAAGLGCALLTGKMPAAEKRKILAGLADGSIHIALGTHALFQSGVAFHNLALTVVDEQHRFGVHQRLALSDKGRDTDLLVMTATPIPRTLVLTHFGDMAVSVLKEKPRGRQPIDTAVLSINDYGRVINRLIARLGEGAQAYWVCPLVEESEFIQVVSAEDRFAELQKVFGDQVALVHGRMSAAAKQEVMARFKANEIKLLVATTVIEVGVDVPNATIMIIEHAERFGLAQLHQLRGRVGRGSQRSACLLLFKEPLSETAQARLETIKSTEDGFEIAERDLDLRGQGDVLGTRQSGMPGYRVAVPDVHRHLLEFAHDDAKALMQRNPGLTGPDGEAARTLLYLFRKDLAIPLIRAG is encoded by the coding sequence TTGTCCCGTCCCGATGAATTGCAGCCCCTGTTCCGCTCGCTCCACTCCATCAAAGGCGTGGGCGATAAGCTCGCAGCACTGCTGACCAAATTCTTCGGCGCCCCTGACGGACAAGAGGCCATCGTCCTCGACATTCTGATGCATATGCCCTCCGGCGTCGTCGATCGCCGCCGACAGGTCGGCATTGCAGACGCCTATTTAAATCAAATCGTTACGCTGAAACTCCACATCGACCGGCACCAACCGCCACCACGCGGAAAGCTACATGTGCCACATCGCGTTTTCACGCATGACGAGACCGGCGAACTGTCCTTGGTGTTCTTCCGCGCCCAAGGCGGCTGGGTCGAAAAAGCTCTCCCAGTCGGCGAAGAGCGCTATGTCTCTGGCAAGGTCGATTTCTTCAACGGCCAAAAGCAGATAACGCACCCGGACTATATCGTCGAAGCCGAAAAATTCGCAGAACTCCCCCTCGTCGAGCCGGTCTATCCCCTCACAAGTGGATTGAGTTCCAAAGCCTTAGCGAAACTCGTGCGCCAGTCCGTTGATATCATTCCCGAATTACCGGAATGGATCGACGCCGAAACCATGCGCCAACGCAAATGGCCAAACTTCGCCCAAGCCATGCGCGAAGTCCATTTGCCAGAGAATCCTGACCAGGGCCAACTCTGGTCCCCGGCCCGCCAACGCCTTGCTTATGATGAGTATTTAGCGGGCCAAATCACCCTACAATTGGTGCGTTCGACCATGGTCGCCCAAAAGGGAAAGTCCCGTACTTTCAACGGGAGTATCACCTCCCGCGTCGCCGCCGCGCTACCCTTCTCCCTGACCGATGGCCAAAACCAGGCCCTCGAAGAAATCCGCGCCGACCTCGCCAGCCCGGACCGCATGTCCCGCCTCCTGCAAGGCGACGTGGGCTCCGGCAAGACCGTTGTAGCTCTTATGTCCATGGCGGCAATGGCAGAAAGCGGCGCGCAATCGGCGTTGATGGCTCCGACCGAATTGCTGGCTTCACAGCATTTTAAAACCATTCAGCCTCTCGCTGAAGCGGCAGGCCTAGGCTGCGCATTGCTCACCGGAAAAATGCCCGCAGCCGAAAAACGCAAGATTCTAGCAGGACTTGCCGATGGCTCGATCCACATCGCCCTCGGCACCCACGCCCTCTTCCAATCCGGCGTCGCCTTCCACAATCTGGCCCTCACCGTCGTCGACGAACAACACCGTTTCGGCGTCCACCAGCGCCTCGCCCTCTCTGACAAAGGCCGCGACACTGACCTTCTCGTCATGACCGCCACGCCGATCCCGCGCACTTTAGTACTCACCCACTTCGGCGACATGGCCGTCTCTGTTCTCAAAGAAAAGCCGCGCGGCCGCCAACCCATTGATACGGCAGTGCTCTCGATCAATGACTACGGCCGCGTCATCAACCGTCTCATCGCCCGGTTAGGCGAAGGTGCGCAGGCCTATTGGGTCTGCCCGCTGGTTGAAGAAAGCGAATTTATCCAAGTCGTCAGCGCTGAAGATCGCTTCGCCGAACTGCAGAAAGTCTTCGGCGATCAGGTGGCCCTCGTCCACGGCCGCATGTCAGCCGCCGCCAAGCAAGAGGTTATGGCGCGCTTTAAAGCCAATGAAATCAAACTTCTCGTCGCCACAACGGTCATCGAAGTGGGCGTCGACGTCCCCAACGCCACGATCATGATCATCGAACACGCTGAACGTTTTGGCCTCGCTCAGCTCCATCAGCTGCGCGGTCGCGTCGGCCGTGGTTCGCAACGCTCTGCCTGCCTGCTTCTCTTCAAAGAACCGCTCAGCGAAACCGCTCAAGCGCGCCTCGAAACCATCAAATCCACCGAAGACGGTTTTGAGATTGCCGAACGCGACCTCGACCTACGCGGCCAAGGTGACGTCTTGGGCACGCGCCAATCCGGCATGCCCGGCTACCGCGTCGCCGTCCCAGACGTGCATCGGCACTTGCTTGAGTTCGCCCATGACGACGCCAAAGCCCTGATGCAACGCAACCCCGGCCTCACCGGCCCCGACGGCGAAGCCGCTCGTACGCTGTTGTATTTATTCCGAAAAGATCTGGCGATTCCACTGATCAGGGCGGGCTAA